A stretch of the Capra hircus breed San Clemente chromosome 10, ASM170441v1, whole genome shotgun sequence genome encodes the following:
- the COQ6 gene encoding ubiquinone biosynthesis monooxygenase COQ6, mitochondrial — translation MAAQLARVRWGAVFAAAQKGPRVSCRRWAGASADNVYDVVVSGGGLVGAAMACALGHDIHFCDKKILLLEAGPKKVLEKLPETYSNRVSSISPGSATLLSSFGAWDHICNMRYRAFRRMQVWDACSEALIMFDKDNLDDMGYIVENDVIMHALTKQLEAVSDRVTVLYKTKAISYTWPYPFSMADSSPWVHITLGDGRTLQTKLLIGADGHNSGVRQAAGIRNVSWNYDQSAVVATLHLSEATENNVAWQRFLPSGPIALLPLSDTLSSLVWSTSHEHAAELVSMEEEEFVDAINSAFWSDVNHTDFIDSAGSMLQSAVAFLKPTRVSARQLPPSVARVDAKSRVLFPLGLGHAAEYVRPRLALIGDAAHRVHPLAGQGVNMGFGDISSLLHHLSTAAFNGKDLGSMSHLTSYETDRQRHNTALLAATDLLKRLYSTRATLLVLLRTWGLQATNAVSPLKEQIMAFASK, via the exons ATGGCGGCCCAGCTGGCTAGGGTCCGGTGGGGCGCTGTCTTTGCCGCTGCCCAGAAGGGCCCGCGGGTCTCCTGCCGGAGGTGGGCTGGCGCCTCGGCGGACAACGTGTACGATGTGGTGGTGTCAGGGGGAGGCCTGGTAGGCGCCGCTATGGCTTGTGCCTTAG gacatGATATTCACTTTTGTGACAAGAAAATCCTGTTGTTAGAAGCAGGTCCAAAGAAAGTGCTGGAGAAATTGCCAGAAACTTACAGCAACAGGGTCAGCTCCATCTCCCCTGGCTCTGCAACCCTTCTCAGTA GTTTTGGTGCCTGGGACCACATCTGCAACATGAGATACAGAGCCTTTCGGCGAATGCAG GTGTGGGATGCCTGCTCAGAGGCCCTGATAATGTTCGATAAGGATAATTTAGATGACATGGGCTATATAGTGGAGAACGATGTCATCATGCATGCTCTCACTAAGCAGCTGGAGGCTGTGTCAG ACCGAGTGACCGTTCTCTACAAGACCAAAGCAATCAGCTATACCTGGCCTTATCCATTTTCCATGGCAGACTCCAGCCCTTGGGTTCATATTACCCTAGGTGATGGCAGAACCCTCCAGACCAAATTGTTG ATTGGTGCAGACGGTCACAACTCAGGAGTACGGCAGGCTGCGGGAATCCGGAATGTTAGCTGGAACTATGACCAATCCGCTGTTGTGGCTACTCTGCATTTATCAGAG GCCACCGAAAACAATGTAGCTTGGCAGAGATTTCTCCCCTCTGGGCCCATTGCTCTGCTTCCG CTCTCAGACACTTTGAGTTCCTTGGTTTGGTCCACATCCCATGAACATGCAGCAGAGCTGGTCAgcatggaggaggaggagtttGTGGATGCCATTAACTCTGCCTTT TGGAGTGATGTGAACCACACAGACTTCATCGACTCAGCTGGCTCCATGCTGCAGTCCGCGGTTGCCTTTCTGAAGCCCACTAGAGTCTCAGCTCGCCAGCTGCCCCCTAGTGTAGCCAGGGTGGACGCCAAAAGCCGAGTCCTGTTTCCTCTTGGGTTGGGACATGCTGCCGAGTACGTCCGGCCTCGGCTGGCCCTCATTGG GGATGCAGCCCACAGGGTCCATCCACTTGCAGGGCAAGGTGTCAACATGGGCTTTGGGGATATCTCCAGCTTGCTTCATCACCTCAGTACTGCAGCCTTCAATGGAAAAGACTTAG GCTCCATGAGCCACCTCACAAGTTATGAAACAGACAGACAGCGTCACAACACTGCTCTTCTGGCTGCTACGGACCTGCTGAAAAGGCTCTATTCCACCAGGGCTACCCTCCTCGTGCTGCTCAGGACCTGGGGCTTGCAGGCTACAAATGCAGTGTCTCCACTCAAA GAACAGATTATGGCCTTTGCAAGCAAATGA
- the ENTPD5 gene encoding ectonucleoside triphosphate diphosphohydrolase 5 — protein MALSQGIAFFVLVASCVCSTVFHRQQQTWFEGVFLSSMCPVSVSAGTLYGIMFDAGSTGTRIHVYTFVQKMPGQLPVLEGEIFDSVKPGLSAFVDQPKQGAETVQELLEVAKDSIPPSHWKRTPVVLKATAGLRLLPEEKADALLFEVKEIFKKSPFLVPDDSVSIMDGSYEGILAWVTVNFLTGQLHGHNQETVGTLDLGGASTQITFLPQFEKTLEQTPRGYLTSFEMFNSTYKLYTHSYLGFGLKAARLATLGALETEGIDGHTFRSACLPRWLEAEWIFGGVKYQYGGNQEGEVGFEPCYAEVLRVVQGKLHQPDEVQRGSFYAFSYYYDRAVDTDMIDYEKGGVLKVEDFERKAREVCDNLENFTSGSPFLCMDLSYITALLKDGFGFASSTVLRLTKKVNNIETGWALGATFHLLQSLGISH, from the exons ATGGCCCTTTCCCAGGGAATAGCCTTTTTCGTGCTGGTAGCGTCCTGTGTGTGCAGCACTGTCTTCCACAGACAGCAGCAGACTTGGTTTGAGGGGGTCTTCCTGTCCTCCATGTGCCCGGTCAGCGTCAGCGCCGGCACCTTGTATGGAATTATGTTTGACGCAGGGAGCACTGGGACACGAATTCATGTTTACACCTTCGTGCAGAAAATGCCAG GACAGCTTCCAGTTCTGGAAGGGGAAATTTTTGATTCTGTGAAGCCAGGACTTTCTGCTTTTGTAGATCAACCTAAGCAG GGTGCTGAGACTGTTCAAGAGCTCTTAGAGGTGGCCAAAGACTCAATCCCTCCAAGTCACTGGAAGAGAACGCCAGTGGTCCTAAAGGCAACAGCGGGGCTGCGCTTACTGCCAGAAGAGAAAGCTGATGCACTGCTCTTTGAG GTAAAAGAGATCTTCAAGAAATCACCTTTCCTGGTACCAGATGACAGTGTTAGCATCATGGATGGATCCTATGAAG gCATATTAGCTTGGGTTACTGTGAATTTTCTGACAG GTCAGCTGCACGGCCACAACCAGGAGACTGTTGGGACCCTGGACCTGGGAGGGGCCTCCACCCAAATCACGTTCCTGCCTCAGTTCGAG aaaACCCTGGAACAAACCCCTAGGGGCTACCTCACTTCCTTTGAGATGTTTAACAGCACTTATAAGCTCTATACACATAG TTACTTGGGATTTGGATTGAAAGCTGCAAGACTAGCAACCCTGGGAGCCCTGGAGACAGAAG GAATTGATGGACACACTTTCCGAAGTGCCTGTCTGCCGAGATGGTTGGAAGCAGAGTGGATCTTTGGGGGTGTGAAATACCAGTATGGTGGCAATCAAGAAG GAGAGGTGGGCTTTGAGCCCTGCTATGCGGAAGTGCTGAGGGTGGTGCAAGGAAAACTTCATCAACCAGATGAGGTCCAGAGAGGCTCCTTCTACGCTTTCTCTTACTACTATGACCGAGCCGTGGACACAGACATGATTG ATTATGAAAAGGGGGGTGTTTTAAAAGTTGAAGATTTTGAGAGAAAAGCAAGGGAAG TGTGTGATAACCTGGAAAACTTCACCTCAGGCAGTCCCTTCCTGTGCATGGATCTCAGTTACATCACAGCCTTGTTGAAGGACGGCTTTGGCTTTGCGAGCAGCACCGTCTTACGG CTCACGAAGAAAGTGAACAACATCGAGACCGGCTGGGCCTTGGGGGCCACCTTTCACCTGCTGCAGTCTCTGGGCATCTCCCACTAA